A window from Purpureocillium takamizusanense chromosome 3, complete sequence encodes these proteins:
- a CDS encoding uncharacterized protein (COG:S~TransMembrane:11 (i58-79o85-112i138-159o165-185i197-218o243-267i279-301o321-340i361-385o391-414i426-451o)~EggNog:ENOG503NTYB): MGSPDNKSKSPASSDPERVGESPALADAECKDVASAHDAPHDAVFGEITEDGPNYRSLGWLGTVALMMKTQIGLGVLSIPSSFDALGLIPGLICLLAVASITTWSTYIIGVFKKRHPEVYSIDDAGGLMFGRIGRETLGAAFCILWIFAAGSGMLGISIGLNAVSTHGACTAIFVVVAAVIGFSFGSIRTLSRISWLAWIGLTCIMISIFTVTIAVGIQERPAAAPKEGPWSSDYKLFKTPSFTSAISAVSTLVFAYAGTPAFFSIVAEMRDPNEYTKAVLICQSGATITYIVIGTVVYYFCGHFVASPALGSAGVLVKKVAYGLALPGLIVTTILVIHLPAKYIFVRILRGSVHLTANGVVHWSVWLGCTFGTTLIAYLIASAIPVFEGLVALIGALFGTFLCFQPMGCMWLYDNWARGKQERSLRWMLMVCFSVFVVVSGTFLMIAGTYGSVVGVVDSYKASGSSGGWTCKDNSNSV; encoded by the exons ATGGGCAGCCCCGACAACAAGTCAAAGAGCCCAGCGTCGTCGGACCCCGAGCGCGTGGGCGAGTccccggcgctggcggacgCGGAGTGCAAGGACGTGGCGAGCGCCCACGACGCGCcccacgacgccgtcttTGGCGAGATCACGGAGGATGGGCCCAACTACCGCAGC cttggctggctggggacCGTGGCCCTCATGATGAAGACGCAGATCGGCCTCGGGGTCCTGTCCATCCCGTCGTCGTTTGACGCGCTGGGGCTGATCCCGGGGCTCAtctgcctcctcgccgtcgcctccatcACCACCTGGTCGACGTACATCATCGGCGTCTTCAAGAAGCGCCACCCCGAGGTCtacagcatcgacgacgccggcggcctcatgTTTGGGCGCATCGGGCGCGAGACGCTGGGCGCCGCGTTTTGCATAT TGTGGATCTTTgccgccggctccggcaTGCTGGGCATCTCCATCGGCCTCAACGCCGTCTCGACCCACGGTGCCTGCAccgccatcttcgtcgtcgtcgccgccgtcatcggcttCTCGTTTGGCAGCATCCGCACCCTCAGCCGCAtcagctggctggcctggatCGGCCTGACGTGCATCATGATCTCGA TCTtcaccgtcaccatcgccgtcggcatcCAGGaacgacccgccgccgcgcccaaaGAGGGCCCGTGGTCCTCCGACTACAAGCTCTTCAAGACGCCCTCGTTCACCTccgccatctccgccgtGTCGACGCTCGTCTTCGCCTACGCCGGCACCccggccttcttctccatcgTGGCCGAGATGCGCGACCCCAACGAGTACACCAAGGCGGTGCTCATCTGCCAGTCGGGCGCCACCATCACGTACATTGTCatcggcaccgtcgtctACTACTTTTGCGGCCACTTCgtggcgtcgcccgccctcggctcggcgggcgtccTGGTGAAGAAGGTGGCGTAcggcctggcgctgccgGGCCTCATCGTGACCACCATTCTCGTCATTCAC CTCCCCGCCAAGTACATCTTCGTGCGCATCCTGCGTGGATCCGTCCACCTGACGGCCAACGGCGTCGTCCACTGGTCcgtctggctgggctgcaccTTTGGCACCACCCTCATCGCGTACCTCATCGCGAGCGCCATCCCCGtcttcgagggcctcgtcgccctcatcggcgcccTCTTCGGCACCTTTCTGTGCTTCCAGCCCATGGGCTGCATGTGGCTGTACGACAACTGGGCCCGGGGCAAGCAGGAACGCTCGCTCAGGTGGATGCTCATGGTCTGCTTcagcgtcttcgtcgtcgtgtccGGCACGTTCCTCATGATTGCGGGCACCTAcggctccgtcgtcggcgtcgtcgactcgtACAAGGCGTCGGGCAGCTCCGGCGGGTGGACATGCAAAGACAACTCGAATTCTGTGTAA
- a CDS encoding S-(hydroxymethyl)glutathione synthase (TransMembrane:1 (o12-30i)~EggNog:ENOG503P0ND~COG:Q) yields the protein MSSLQAGRSKKYASTAALVCSVVAAAIFISRLRRKAPADRPTPLHPSIDSGLTRGSKDFEGGRLRCHCPSEKVEVRLAGNVSHNHICGCSKCWKPDGALFSVVAVVPRDQLAVTANGHKLRVVDEAATIRRHACSSCGVHMYGRIDKEHPFRGLDFVHVELSPEVGWQEPQFAAFVSSVVEQGFPPEDMGRVRARIRSLGLETYDALSPPLMDLIAGWAFRQRQAQARS from the coding sequence ATGAGCTccctgcaggcaggccgcaGCAAAAAGTACGCGTCCACCGCGGCGCTCGTGTGctcggtggtggcggcggccatcttcATCTCGCGGCTGCGACGaaaggcgccggcggaccGGCCCACGCCGCTGCATCCAAGCATCGACTCGGGCCTCACGCGCGGGTCAAAGGACTTTGAAGGCGGGCGGCTCCGCTGCCACTGCCCGTCGGAAAAGGTCGAGGTGCGGCTCGCCGGCAACGTCAGCCACAACCACATCTGCGGCTGCTCCAAGTGCTGGAAGCCAGACGGCGCCCTGTTCTCGGTCGTTGCGGTCGTCCCGCGCGACCagctggcggtgacggcaAACGGCCACAAGCTGCGggtcgtggacgaggcggccaccatccgccgccatgcGTGCTCGTCGTGCGGCGTGCACATGTACGGGCGGATCGACAAGGAGCATCCGTTCCGGGGGCTCGACTTTGTGCACGTCGAGCTGTCGCCAGAGGTCGGCTGGCAAGAGCCTCAGTTTGCCGCGTTTGTGTCCtcggtcgtcgagcaggggTTTCCGCCCGAGGACATGGGCCGGGTGCGTGCTCGCATTCGCTCGTTGGGGCTCGAGACGTACGACGCTCTGTCGCCGCCTCTGATGGATCTGATTGCGGGTTGGGCGtttcggcagcggcaggcgcaggcgaggTCTTGA
- a CDS encoding uncharacterized protein (EggNog:ENOG503NXNE~TransMembrane:11 (o433-454i524-541o547-572i584-606o668-689i1136-1157o1169-1189i1219-1239o1245-1264i1276-1297o1361-1382i)~COG:Q) codes for MATTNMHGDHGMPGGSENDKADRASSVDTSVTADNGNGNGNGGGGDKRRFSLSGAGHLSLADVEAVEVRIRNLSVSVNTSPSWLEPSTYAELVAGGFKTTPRIKALLRSVDADLAPGTLTAIIGGSGSGKTTLLNTMAERVVGGARVSRGGVTTFNGVAGVHGVRYAYVMQQDVLLPTLTVRETLQYSADLRLPPSTSARDRRRVVDEVIRELGLKECADTRIGNTQHRGCSGGERRRVSIGVQLLANPSVLFLDEPTTGLDATSAFQLVRTLKALAQKGRTVVTTIHQPRSEIWDLFDGLVVLSRGCPVYSGSIPDCLPWFRAQGHPLPPFVNPAEHVVDIAAVDNRTPELERESGARVEALAAAWRDESAARFAMPPPPPPPPVPAAPCADDRGHHAHRRRRPDAERHASFGRQLRVLTDRTLKVTYRDPLGMAASIMEAVLMGVVTGYLFFDLGRDQAGIRSREGGLYTAAGLQGYLILVFEVYRLTIDIPTFDRESSEGCVDALPFVLSRRLARMPTEDVPVPFLFAVLVYFMAGFDRDAGKFFVFFAVTLVNQYVAVTCAMVCVTAVRHFAGASLIANLVYTLQSIACGMFIQVNTIPVYVRWLKWITYTFYAFGAYAGNEFQGSFYDCPEPGGRANPACTQYTGEYVMESLGFPPDWVARPIIVLVCFVVLFSAMSALGLRFLPVEMTIARSRASDTDLSAGKEKMTARSITEVRAIDLGLDAFALALDRRAVSGRKLPRKTILEPVDATFEAGMLNVIMGPSGSGKTSLLNAMALRLRNSAGTKYRPSGRLTFNGAVPSDSVVRSVCSYVCQDDDALLPSLTVRETLRFAAGLRLPSFMSGEEKRRRAEEVLLKMGLKDCADNLVGNDMVKGISGGEKRRVSIAVQVLTDPRVLLLDEPTSGLDAFTASSIMEVLRGLAHEGRTLVLTIHQARSDLFGHFGNVLLLARGGAPVYAGPAREMLPYFGRSGYECPTHTNPADFALDMITVDLQRDDREAESRARVRKLVAQWNRGAAADGVAVDERLPEIQEADEDHEAGEKMASRALESAADDDKAPAMLGNTLLAAPLVNAAHIQSTSPPRRRRSLNKASLSTPAELGALVRGRAPLHVALPLLLRRAAINTRRQPQLVLARTMQVVGLAAVFALFFAPLGNDFYSVQNRMGFVQELGAFYFVGMLQNVAVYPSERDVFYREDDDGVYGVEAFLASYTILEVPFEMASCLVFGVLAAIAVGLPRTVTMYFVCVFACFGVVSCGESLGIMFNTLFGHTGFAVNIMGIFLSVANAMAGVLSIDMPPLFRAVNYLSPIRYATRAVAPYSLRGVAFTCTAAQRLPDGGCPIRTGEEVLSLYKFDEDPVVNVAAMAACIVVYRLLAWLLLRLMRARWRDSSSSGSNNNNKAKDNKDKAAKDEHGRE; via the exons atggccaccaccaacatGCACGGCGACCATGGCATGCCCGGCGGATCCGAAAACGACAAGGCCGACCGGGCCAGCTCCGTCGACACGTCAGTAACGGCAGACAACGGCAATGGCAACGgtaacggcggcggcggcgacaaacGGCGCTTCTCcctctccggcgccggccacctctcgctcgccgacgtcgaggccgtcgaggtccgCATCCGCAACCTCTCCGTTTCGGTCAacacgtcgccgtcgtggctcgAGCCCAGCACATACgcggagctcgtcgcgggcggcttcaagacgacgccgcgcatcaaggccctgctgcggtccgtcgacgccgacctcgcgCCCGGCACCCTGacggccatcatcggcggcagcgggtccggcaagacgacgctgctcaacaccatggccgagcgggtggtgggcggcgcgcgcgtcagcCGGGGCGGCGTCACGACCTTcaacggcgtcgccggcgtgcaCGGGGTGCGCTACGCGTACGTGATGCAGcaggacgtgctgctgccgacgctGACGGTCCGCGAGACGCTGCAGTACTCGGCGGACCTGCGcctcccgccgtcgacgtcggcgcgcgaccgccgccgcgtcgtcgacgaggtcatcCGCGAGCTGGGGCTCAAGGAGTGCGCCGACACGCGCATCGGCAACACGCAGCACCGGGGGTgctcgggcggcgagaggcGGCGCGTCAGCATCGGCGTCCAGCTGCTGGCCAACCCGTCGGTGctgttcctcgacgagccgacgacgggcctcgacgccacgaGCGCCTTCCAGCTGGTGCGCACCCTCAAGGCGCTCGCGCAAAAGGGGCgcaccgtcgtcaccaccatccaccaGCCGCGCTCCGAGATCTGGGACCTGttcgacggcctcgtcgtcctctcgCGCGGCTGCCCCGTCTACTCGGGCTCCATCCCGGACTGCCTGCCCTGGTTCCGCGCCCAGGGCCACCCGCTCCCGCCGTTTGTCAACCCCgccgagcacgtcgtcgacatcgccgccgtcgacaaccgcacgccggagctggagcgggagagcggcgcgcgggtcgaggccctcgcggccgcgtgGCGCGACGAGAGCGCAGCCCGCttcgcgatgccgccgccgccgccgccgccgccggtgcccgCTGCTCCgtgcgccgacgaccgcggGCACCACGCGCaccgcaggcgcaggccggACGCCGAGAGGCACGCCAGCttcgggcggcagctccgcGTGCTGACGGACCGGACGCTCAAGGTGACGTACCGCGACCCGCTcgggatggcggcgtccaTCATGGAGGCGGTCCTCATGGGCGTCGTGACGGGATACCTCTTCTTCGACCTCGGGCGCGACCAGGCCGGCATCCGCTcccgcgagggcggcctctACACCGCCGCGGGCTTGCAGGGCTacctcatcctcgtcttcgaggtCTACCGCCTGACGATTGACATCCCCACCTTTGACCGCGAGTCGTCCGAGGGCtgcgtcgacgcgctcccCTTTGTGCTCTCGCGACGGCTCGCGCGCATGCCGACCGAGGACGTGCCCGTGCCGTTTCTctttgccgtcctcgtctaCTTCATGGCCGGCTTcgaccgcgacgccggcaagTTCTTTGTCTTTTTCGCCGTGACGCTCGTCAACCAGTACGTGGCCGTGACGTGCGCCATGGTGTGCGTCACGGCCGTGCGGCACTTTGCGGGCGCCAGCCTCATCGCCAACCTGGTGTACACGCTGCAGAGCATCGCGTGCGGCATGTTCATCCAGGTGAACACGATTCCCGTGTACGTGCGGTGGCTGAAATGGATCACATACACG TTCTACGCCTTTGGGGCCTACGCGGGCAACGAGTTCCAGGGCAGCTTCTACGACTGCCCCGagcccggcgggcgggcgaaTCCGGCGTGCACGCAGTATACGGGTGAGTACGTGATGGAGTCGCTCGGCTTCCCACCCGACTGGGTGGCGCGGCCCATCATCGTGCTCGTGTGCTTCGTCGTATTGTTCAGCGCCATGTCCGCGCTGGGACTGCGCTTCCTCCCGGTCGAGATGACGATTGCCCGGTCCCGCGCGTCCGACACGGACCTCTCGGCCGGCAAGGAGAAGATGACGGCGCGGTCCATCACCGAGGTGCGCGCcatcgacctcggcctcgacgccttcgcgctggcgctggaccgGCGGGCCGTCTCGGGCAGGAAGCTCCCGCGCAAGACGATCCTCGAGCCCGTGGACGCGACGTTCGAGGCCGGGATGCTCAACGTCATCATGGGTCcgtcgggcagcggcaagacgtcgctgctcaacgccatggccctgCGGCTGCGCAACTCGGCGGGCACCAAGTACCGCCCCTCGGGCCGGCTGACCTTTAACGGTGCCGTGCCCTCCGACTCGGTCGTCCGCTCCGTGTGCTCGTACGTGtgccaggacgacgacgcgctgctgccgtcgctgactgtgcgcgagacgctgcgcttcgccgccggcctgcggCTGCCGTCCTTTATGAGcggcgaggagaagcgccgccgggccgaGGAGGTGCTCCTCAAGATGGGCCTCAAGGACTGCGCCGATAACCTCGTCGGCAACGACATGGTCAAGGGCatctcgggcggcgagaagcgcCGCGTGTCCATTGCCGTGCAGGTGCTCACGGACCCGcgcgtcctgctgctcgacgagccgacgtcgggcctcgacgccttcaCCGCCAGCTCCATCATGGAGGTGCTGCGGGGGCTCGCCCACGAGGGCCGCACGCTCGTCCTGACGATCCACCAGGCGCGGTCCGACCTGTTTGGGCACTTTGGcaacgtgctgctgctggcgcgcggcggggcgCCCGTGTACGCCGGTCCCGCGCGCGAGATGCTGCCGTACTTTGGGCGCTCCGGGTACGAGTGTCCGACGCACACGAACCCCGCCGACTTTGCGCTCGACATGATCACCGTCGACCTGCAGCGGGACgaccgcgaggccgagagccgcgcgcgcgtgcggaaGCTGGTTGCGCAGTGGAAtcggggggcggcggcggacggggtcgccgtggacgagcgGCTGCCCGAGATTcaggaggcggacgaggatCACGAGGCAGGCGagaagatggcgtcgcgggcgctggAATCGGCGGCGGATGATGACAAGGCGCCGGCCATGCTCGGCAACACTCTCCTCGCGGCCCCcctcgtcaacgccgcccaCATACAGTCCAcctctccgccgcgccgccgccgctcgctcaaCAAGGCCAGCCTCTCCACGCCGGCCGAGCTGGGTGCCCTGGTCCGCGGGCGCGCCCCCCTGCAcgtggcgctgccgctcctcctgcggcgcgcggccatcaacacgcggcggcagccgcagctggtGCTCGCGCGGACGATGCAGGTggtcgggctggcggccgtgtTCGCGCTCTTCTTCGCGCCGCTGGGCAACGACTTCTACTCGGTGCAGAACCGCATGGGCTTCGTGCAGGAGCTGGGCGCGTTTTACTTTGTGGGCATGCTGCAGAACGTGGCCGTGTACCCGAGCGAGCGGGACGTCTTCTAccgcgaggacgacgacggcgtgtacggcgtcgaggcgttCCTGGCCAGCTACACGATCCTCGAGGTGCCCTTTGAGATGGCCAGCTGCCTCGTCTTTGGcgtgctggcggccatcGCCGTGGGCCTGCCGCGCACCGTCACCATGTACTTTGTCTGCGTCTTTGCCTgcttcggcgtcgtctcgtgCGGCGAGAGCCTCGGCATCATGTTCAACACGCTCTTTGGGCACACGGGCTTCGCCGTCAACATCATGGGCATCTTCCTGTCCGTGgccaacgccatggccggcgtccTGTCCATCGACATGCCGCCGCTCTTCCGCGCCGTCAACTACCTGTCGCCCATCCGCTACGCGacgcgcgccgtggcgcccTACtcgctgcgcggcgtcgcgttTACCTGCACCGCCGCGCAGCGGCTGCCCGACGGGGGCTGCCCCATCCGCACGGGGGAGGAGGTCCTGTCGCTGTACAAGTTTGACGAGGACCCCGTCGTCAacgtggcggccatggcggcctgCATCGTCGTGTACCGCCTGCTggcgtggctgctgctcaggCTGATGCGCGCCCGCTGGagggacagcagcagcagcggcagcaacaacaacaacaaggccaaggacaacAAAGACAAGGCGGCAAAAGACGAACACGGCCGCGAGTAG
- a CDS encoding uncharacterized protein (COG:E~EggNog:ENOG503NUV5~TransMembrane:12 (i72-97o103-124i136-155o161-183i195-218o224-244i282-306o326-347i367-386o392-414i426-448o460-480i)), with translation MPRNFQPCLANPKLSVVAMASRSGRDGGTGSAAVMQSIDPSVLAEAPTTSMALDRHESPLHFSRVRRWTCTVIVVAMTASVAFCSSIHTAVITAVAADLDCSTTVSTLGVSTFLLGFGSGPLLFAPLSEVYGRNPVYRTTFLLFVVFNLGCALSPNIASLLVFRFLCGFFGSPTITNSGGSITDLWPPSHRSVPLALFTAGSFLGPVMSPIAGGYLATHTSWRWVFWLIVVMSATVYVPMFLLLPETYPPRLLQEKAKRLGCNAARPGLREMLRTSLTRPTVMFLTEPILFLLSLYMAFVYGILYLDFTAYPFVFVQTRHWAADQASLSFLGIGTGMAIATAASPCINRVYAHYTEKWGEPRPEARLPHLVLLAWLIPVGLFWFAWTSTPSVHWASCVVAGVPFGIGFVTLFLGVTSYLIDCYGRYSASALAANAILRSLFGAAFPLFSRQMYEALGSAWATSILGFFAVAMAPMPYVFFKLGPRIRARSGFHQRTAREDSVDG, from the exons ATGCCGCGCAATTTTCAACCTTGCCTGGCAAACCCCAAGTTATCTGTCGTCGCGATGGCGTCTCGTAGCGGCAGAGATGGCGGAACGGGGAGCGCTGCAGTCATGCAGTCGATTGACCCGTCCGTGCTCGCTGAGGCGCCGACGACTAGCATGGCGCTGGACAGACACGAAAGCCCCTTGCACTTTAGCCGTGTCCGCCGGTGGACGTGCACAGTCATAG TCGTCGCCATGaccgccagcgtcgccttTTGCTCATCGATCCATACCGCCGTCATAacagccgtcgccgctgaccTCGACTGCTCCACGACCGTCTCGACCCTCGGCGTGAGCACGTTTCTGCTGGGCTTCGGCTCCGGGCCCTTGCTGTTCGCCCCATTGTCCGAGGTGTATGGGCGCAACCCCGTCTATCGCACTACGTTTCTCCTCTTTGTCGTCTTCAACCTCGGGTGCGCCCTCTCGCCCAACATTGCGTCCTTGCTGGTCTTCCGATTCCTCTGTGGCTTCTTTGGCTCTCCGACGA TTACCAACTCGGGGGGATCAATCACTGACCTCTGGCCCCCGAGCCATCGCTCCGTGCCCCTGGCCCTATTCACGGCGGGCAGCTTCCTGGGGCCGGTCATGAGCCCCATTGCCGGGGGCTATCTCGCTACGCACACGTCATGGAGATG GGTCTTTTGGCTCATCGTCGTAATGAGTGCAACAGTCTACGTGCCCATGTTTCTCCTTCTGCCAGAGACATATCCGCCGAGGCTGCTGCAAGAAAAGGCAAAGAGGCTTGGCTGCAACGCCGCGCGGCCGGGCCTGCGCGAGATGCTTCGCACCAGTCTCACGCGGCCTACCGTCATGTTCCTCACGGAGCCCATCCTTTTCCTCCTGTCTCTGTATATGGCGTTTGTGTATGGCATCTTGTATCTGGACTTTACCGCGTATCCGTTTGTCTTTGTACAGACGAGGCACTGGGCGGCCGACCAGGCCAGCCTCTCCTTCCTAG GCATCGGGACCGGCATGGCTATTgcgaccgcggcgtcgccgtgcaTCAACCGCGTCTATGCTCACTACACGGAGAAATGGGGCGAGCCGAGGCCGGAAGCCCGTCTCCCCCACCTCGTCCTGCTGGCTTGGCTCATCCCCGTAGGCCTGTTCTGGTTTGCTTGGACATCCACGCCATCGGTCCACTGGGCGAGctgtgtcgtcgccggcgtcccgTTTGGGATAGGGTTCGTGACCTTGTTTCTGGGGGTCACGTCCTATCTCATTGACTGCTACGGCCGGTACTCGGCGAGCGCGCTCGCAGCAAACGCCATCCTCCGGTCGCTGTTTGGTGCCGCCTTTCCCCTGTTTTCGCGTCAAATGTACGAGGCCTTGGGGTCGGCTTGGGCCACGTCAATCTtgggcttcttcgccgtggccatggccccCATGCCGTATGTGTTTTTCAAGCTTGGTCCACGGATCCGCGCTCGGTCGGGATTCCACCAGAGGACGGCTCGAGAGGATAGTGTAGATGGCTGA
- a CDS encoding uncharacterized protein (COG:S~TransMembrane:7 (o21-43i55-76o123-141i153-171o195-217i350-370o390-411i)~EggNog:ENOG503PHNZ): protein MSVIIASAEGLSSRQLAILGILQQVGAAFSIAGCVFIITTFCFCDAFHKPINRLVFFASLGNLMAGVGFAMAVMYLDKPNSGGCQMQGFLLHLYASLDCLGGGGGGGRPVTDAHMARFVSADAFWTLAMAINVYLTFYFRFDARRLRKMEVPYLVVCYGLPFVPAFSYLFIRDKSGMRIYGSSGMWCWIVPKWDYLRIATFYGPVWATIVLTLAIYLRSGGTIYRKRQQLRKLQETSSVGLSSITRGGGAEPTMTNIKTTEVVVTSEIVSPAETLEMQALGGQATAHATTTVPRRRDDDDGDDDGGSGGGGLDEGRADEAPTNAGSHAAGTSGSGVPRPRRRVHQEINNAAWQYTKCAMLFFMVILITWTPSSANRVHTFINPNQISLPLQFMSATVLPLQGFWNAIIYAVTSWAACKRLWGQIQDWAAEKRGRTTWSGGAAAGQPSTADGRARGSWVRHEDAQAPSRGRSSNMKRGATTTQSASRDGDSESMRVLAKSAHGSVDMDERSVSVAPSRSET from the exons GCGTCATCATCGCGTCCGCCGAGGGCCTCTCGAGCAGGCAGCTGGCCATTCTCGGCATCCTCCAGCAGGTGGGGGCGGCCTTTTCCATTGCGGGATGCGTCTTTATCATCACGACCTTTTGCTTCTGCGATGCCTTCCACAAGCCCATCAACCGACTCGTCTTTTTCGCTTCGCTGGGGAACCTCATGGCCGGCGTGGGGTTCGCCATGGCGGTCATGTACCTGGACAAGCCCAACAGCGGCGGGTGTCAGATGCAGGGCTTTCTCTTGCACTTGTACGCGAGCCTCGACTgccttggtggtggtggtggtggtggtcggccAGTCACTGACGCGCACATGGCTAGGTTCGTCTCGGCCGACGCCTTCTGgacgctggccatggccatcaaTGTCTACCTGACCTTTTACTTTCGGTTcgacgcgcggcggctccgcAAGATGGAGGTTCCGTACCTCGTCGTGTGCTACGGCCTGCCGTTTGTGCCTGCCTTTTCGTACCTGTTCATCAGGGACAAGAGCGGCATGCGCATCTACGGCTCCTCGGGCATGTGGTGCTGGATCGTGCCCAAGTGGGACTACCTGCGCATCGCGACCTTTTACGGGCCCGTCTG GGCGACCATTGTGCTGACGCTGGCCATCTACCTGCGGTCGGGCGGCACCATCTACCGCaagcgccagcagctgcgcaagctGCAGGAGACGAGCTCGGTCGGCCTGTCGTCCAtcacccgcggcggcggcgcggagccgACCATGACCAACATCAAGACGACAGAGGTGGTGGTCACGTCGGAGATTGTGAGCCCCGCCGAGACGCTGGAGATGCAGGCCCTGGGCGGCCAAGCGACGGCGCAtgccacgacgacggtgccgagacggcgcgacgatgacgatggcgacgacgatggtggcagcggcggcggcggcctcgacgagggcagagcggacgaggcgccgacgaATGCGGGGTCGCACGCCGCGGGCacctcgggcagcggcgtcccgcggccgcggcgacgggtcCACCAGGAGATCAACAACGCCGCGTGGCAGTACACCAAGTGCGCGATGCTCTTCTTCATGGTCATCCTCATCACGtggacgccctcgagcgccaACCGCGTCCACACCTTCATCAACCCAAACCAGATCAGCCTGCCGCTGCAGTTTATGAGCGcgacggtgctgccgctgcagggCTTCTGGAACGCCATCATCTACGCCGTCACGTCGTGGGCCGCGTGCAAGAGGCTCTGGGGGCAGATCCAGGACTGGGCGGCCGAGAAGCGGGGCAGGACGAcgtggagcggcggcgccgctgccggccagccgtccaccgccgacggccgcgcccgcggctCGTGGGTCCGGCATGAGGACGCgcaggcgccgtcgcgggggcgGAGCAGCAACATGAAGcggggggcgacgacgacgcagagcgcgagccgcgacggcgactcggAGAGCATGAGGGTGCTGGCCAAGAGCGCCCACGGGTCggtggacatggacgagcGCAGCGTGAGCGTCGCGCCGTCCCGCAGCGAGACGTGA
- a CDS encoding uncharacterized protein (COG:G~EggNog:ENOG503NYQN~CAZy:GH43), whose amino-acid sequence MSNKVIASIDTPDPWMIKANGLFYLTFTLANRIEIWQSPLMDDFFGAQKTVVWQPQPGSRWSADIWAPELHWLNGTWYIYATASQPGVGNPGHRTIVLRSTDQDPMEQAAWEFLGPLKGMPEQFSIDATVFSPNGQDLYLCWSGWPPGDSSDTQQDLYVTQMVSPEEVVDASILPPVRISTPDQPWERFDGGARGINEGPTWLSLPGNAFTGIVYSGHASFTSEYKMGLLRLVAPNADPLDPASWEKRPIPLLINDQSMPGPYAPGHASFLLSPDSGDDRVFCVYHATENWGEGFANRKARILALGSESFAPGAQPVCCSNAPLNPLWKGRAMGAPSGGPQKPMSKTEQTIDQLARKAPGPVQRALEKMKRFT is encoded by the coding sequence ATGTCCAACAAAGTCATCGCCAGCATCGACACCCCAGACCCCTGGATGATCAAGGCCAATGGCCTCTTCTACCTCACCTTTACGCTCGCCAACCGCATCGAGATATGGCAGTCGCCGCTGATGGACGACTTCTTTGGCGCGCAAAAGACTGTCGTCTGGCAGCCACAGCCAGGGTCGCGCTGGTCTGCCGACATCTGGGCGCCCGAGCTGCACTGGCTCAACGGCACGTGGTACATCTACGCCACGGCCTCGCagcccggcgtcggcaaCCCGGGCCACCGCACCATCGTCCTCCGGTCGACGGATCAGGACCCCATGGAGCAGGCGGCATGGGAGTTTCTCGGCCCCCTCAAGGGCATGCCCGAGCAGTTTAGCATCGACGCCACCGTCTTCAGCCCCAACGGCCAGGATCTGTACCTGTGCTGGTCCGGGTGGCCGCCCGGCGACAGTTCCGATACCCAGCAGGACCTGTACGTGACGCAGATGGTGTCGCCCGAGGAGGTCGTCGATGCCTCCATCCTCCCGCCCGTGCGCATCTCCACCCCCGATCAGCCCTGGGAGCGCTTCGACGGCGGGGCGCGCGGCATCAACGAGGGGCCGACGTGGCTCAGCCTGCCCGGCAACGCCTTCACGGGGATCGTGTACTCGGGGCACGCCAGCTTCACGAGCGAGTACAAGATGGGCCTCctgcggctcgtcgcgcccAACGCGGACCCCCTGGACCCCGCGTCGTGGGAGAAGCGGCCGATCCCGCTGCTCATCAACGACCAGTCGATGCCGGGGCCGTACGCGCCCGGCCACGCCAGCTTTCTGCTCAGccccgacagcggcgacgacagaGTCTTTTGCGTGTACCACGCGACGGAGAACTGGGGCGAGGGGTTTGCCAACCGCAAGGCCAGGATACTGGCGCTGGGCTCCGAGTCCTTTGCGCCTGGCGCGCAGCCCGTGTGCTGCTCCAACGCCCCCCTCAATCCCCTGTGGAAAGGGCGCGCCATGGGTGCCCCGAGCGGCGGCCCCCAGAAGCCCATGTCCAAGACGGAGCAGACGATCGACCAGCTTGCCAGGAAGGCGCCCGGGCCGGTTCAAAGGGCGCTGGAAAAGATGAAAAGGTTTACCTGA